In Raphanus sativus cultivar WK10039 chromosome 5, ASM80110v3, whole genome shotgun sequence, the following proteins share a genomic window:
- the LOC108858809 gene encoding protein MIZU-KUSSEI 1-like, translated as HDHRFSSFSHNFKKTCPFTTNPHRHRLAATTTTANVECHKQVRSWRLLRTIVQLLIPSCYCTLVDPNDNQEGKSHHQIKPRTSSATTKSSSFTGTIFGFRRGKVNFCIQATNSKTINPIIIGLELTVPTEVLAREMRGGVLRIVLESNNNEGYDSHHDSSSFSLLTTPLWNMYCNGRRVGFAIKREPSKSELAALKVLTPVTEGAGIVNGEEINRDKSDHMMYLRASFKRIFGSFNSESFHLIDPRGIIGQELSISSFFRSSQK; from the coding sequence CATGATCATAGATTCTCATCATTTTCCCACAACTTTAAAAAAACATGTCCTTTCACCACAAATCCTCACCGTCACCGCCTCGCAGCAACCACAACGACCGCAAACGTAGAATGCCATAAACAAGTCCGTTCATGGCGGCTCCTTCGCACCATCGTCCAACTTCTCATACCATCTTGCTACTGCACGCTCGTAGATCCAAATGATAATCAAGAAGGCAAATCTCACCACCAAATCAAACCACGAACCTCTTCCGCTACCACAAAATCCTCCTCTTTCACCGGAACAATCTTTGGTTTCCGCCGTGGCAAAGTAAACTTCTGCATCCAAGCAACGAACTCCAaaaccataaatccaataaTTATCGGCTTAGAGCTCACCGTCCCAACTGAGGTATTAGCCCGCGAAATGCGAGGAGGCGTGCTAAGAATCGTTCTTGAATCAAACAATAACGAGGGATATGATTCACAtcatgattcttcttctttttctcttctcacAACACCTTTATGGAACATGTATTGCAATGGTAGGAGAGTCGGTTTTGCCATCAAAAGAGAGCCTTCAAAATCCGAGCTAGCCGCGTTGAAGGTGCTTACTCCGGTGACGGAAGGAGCCGGAATTGTTAATGGAGAAGAGATTAACCGAGATAAGAGTGATCATATGATGTACCTAAGAGCGAGTTTCAAACGAATTTTCGGATCGTTTAATTCGGAATCTTTTCATCTCATCGATCCTCGTGGGATTATCGGACAAGAACTAagtatatcttctttttttagaTCATCACAAAAATGA
- the LOC108857514 gene encoding protein DETOXIFICATION 27, producing the protein MRGIGGKEESESSIPLLKSPNTAEEEGGELKKRVWVETKKLWRIVGPAMFSRLTTNSILVITQAFAGHLGDLELAAISIVINVILGFNFGLLLGMASALETLCGQAFGAKKYYMLGVYMQRSWIVLFVCSVFLLPIYLFTTPVLKFLGQPDDIAELCGVVALWAIPLHFAFCLALPLQRFLQCQLRNQVTAYSAAVALVAHVLMCWLFVYGLKLGVAGTMVTVGISWWISVLILLAYSVCGGCPLTWTGLSFEAFTGLWEFLQLSASSGVMLCLENWYYQILVIMTGTLQNPRIAVDSLSICMTINGWEMMIPLSFFAGTGVRVANELGAGNGKGAKFATIVSVTQSLIIGLFVWVIIMLFHNQIANIFSSSEAVLAAVNKLTILLALTVLLNSVQPVLSGVAVGSGWQSYVAYINLGCYYCIGVPLGFLMGWVFKFGVMGIWAGMMFGGTLVQTMILCFITMRCDWEKEAQMANVRVNKWCKTLK; encoded by the exons ATGAGAGGAATAGGAGGAAAAGAAGAATCAGAGTCGAGTATTCCACTGTTGAAAAGTCCTAACACGGCAGAGGAAGAAGGTGGAGAGCTGAAGAAGAGAGTTTGGGTTGAGACAAAGAAGCTATGGAGAATCGTTGGTCCTGCGATGTTCAGTAGACTAACGACTAATTCGATACTTGTAATTACTCAGGCTTTCGCTGGTCATCTTGGAGATCTTGAACTCGCCGCAATATCCATTGTCATTAACGTCATCCTCGGCTTCAACTTCGGCCTCTTG CTTGGAATGGCGAGCGCGTTAGAGACGTTGTGTGGACAAGCGTTTGGAGCGAAGAAGTATTACATGTTAGGAGTTTATATGCAGCGTTCTTGGATTGTTCTGTTCGTTTGTTCTGTCTTTTTATTACCGATTTATCTTTTCACAACTCCGGTTCTGAAATTTCTCGGTCAACCGGACGATATAGCTGAGCTTTGCGGTGTCGTCGCCCTGTGGGCCATCCCTCTCCATTTTGCCTTTTGTTTAGCTTTACCGCTTCAACGTTTCCTCCAGTGCCAGCTCAGAAACCAA GTGACTGCATATTCCGCTGCGGTTGCATTGGTGGCTCACGTTTTGATGTGTTGGTTGTTCGTGTACGGGCTTAAACTTGGAGTCGCGGGGACAATGGTTACGGTTGGTATATCCTGGTGGATCAGTGTTCTTATTCTATTAGCTTATTCGGTTTGCGGTGGTTGTCCACTCACTTGGACCGGCTTATCCTTTGAGGCCTTCACCGGACTTTGGGAGTTTCTCCAACTCTCTGCTTCTTCTGGCGTTATGCTTTG TTTGGAGAACTGGTATTATCAGATCTTGGTTATAATGACTGGAACTCTTCAGAATCCTCGGATAGCCGTCGACTCTTTGTCCATATG CATGACGATAAATGGATGGGAGATGATGATTCCTCTTTCTTTCTTCGCCGGAACCGG TGTACGTGTAGCAAACGAACTAGGAGCAGGTAATGGAAAAGGGGCAAAGTTTGCGACGATTGTATCAGTGACACAATCCTTAATAATAGGATTGTTTGTCTGGGTGATCATAATGCTTTTCCATAACCAAATCGCCAACATCTTCTCATCAAGCGAAGCCGTTTTAGCGGCTGTTAATAAACTCACCATTCTATTAGCTCTCACCGTTCTTCTTAACAGTGTTCAACCGGTTCTTTCCG GTGTTGCCGTTGGATCGGGTTGGCAATCCTATGTGGCATATATTAACTTGGGATGTTATTATTGCATTGGGGTTCCACTAGGGTTTCTAATGGGCTGGGTTTTTAAATTCGGCGTCATg GGTATTTGGGCTGGTATGATGTTTGGAGGAACCTTAGTTCAAACaatgattttatgttttatcaCAATGAGGTGTGATTGGGAAAAAGAG GCACAGATGGCAAATGTACGTGTTAACAAATGGTGCAAGACATTAAAATGA